One part of the Olleya sp. YS genome encodes these proteins:
- a CDS encoding heavy metal-associated domain-containing protein has translation MTHTYTVTGMTCNNCKASVEKTLEALEDITSVTVDLEQSEATISMSKHLTTQQLQEALPNKYQITEKPKTQNVFASSNEIEEEPSDLKRLFPLFLIFGYITVAAILLNYNPWNGSSFMLDFMGLFYIVFSFFKLLDLKGFPESFKMYDPLAKVIPAYGWIYPFLELGLGILFLMRIQIPLALIITVIILGITTVGVTKTLLDKKAIQCACLGTALKLPMTKATFIENTIMLIMAVWMLIKIYS, from the coding sequence ATGACACATACATATACAGTTACAGGAATGACCTGTAATAATTGTAAAGCATCTGTAGAAAAAACTTTAGAAGCACTAGAAGATATTACTTCAGTAACGGTTGATTTAGAACAATCTGAAGCAACTATTAGCATGTCCAAACATCTTACTACGCAACAATTACAAGAGGCTTTACCAAACAAATACCAAATAACTGAAAAACCCAAAACACAAAATGTGTTTGCCTCTTCTAATGAAATAGAAGAGGAACCATCAGATTTAAAACGGTTATTTCCACTGTTTTTAATCTTTGGATATATTACGGTTGCAGCAATACTATTAAATTACAATCCATGGAATGGTTCTAGTTTTATGCTAGATTTTATGGGTTTATTTTATATTGTTTTCAGCTTTTTTAAGTTACTGGATTTAAAAGGGTTTCCAGAAAGTTTTAAAATGTACGATCCACTAGCAAAAGTAATTCCTGCCTATGGATGGATCTATCCTTTTTTAGAATTAGGTTTAGGTATTTTATTTTTAATGCGAATTCAAATTCCATTAGCACTAATAATTACAGTTATTATTCTAGGAATTACCACTGTTGGAGTTACTAAAACGTTACTAGATAAAAAAGCTATACAATGTGCTTGTTTGGGAACAGCTTTAAAATTACCTATGACTAAGGCGACGTTTATAGAAAACACCATTATGTTGATTATGGCTGTTTGGATGCTAATTAAAATCTATAGTTAA
- the pheT gene encoding phenylalanine--tRNA ligase subunit beta, with the protein MKISYNWIKQFIKTDWSAEHTSELLTDLGLEVEGLDKFQSVKGGLEGVVVGEVLTCNQHSNADKLKVTTVNIGSGEPLQIVCGAPNVAAGQKVPVATIGTTLYTDTGDAWTIKKGKIRGEESHGMICAEDELGLGKSHDGILVLPEDTIVGTPCADLFDVENDLVFEIGLTPNRADAMSHFGTARDLKAGLQQKGINVELITPSVSAFHIENRTLKIDVDVINKDLAPRYCGVTISGLKVEESPEWLQHRLKAIGLSPINNIVDITNYVLHDLGQPLHAFDANKVSGNKVEVKTLPSGTKFTTLDGIQRELHEDDLMICNSDKPMCIAGVFGGIDSGVTENTTSIFLESAYFNPVSVRKTAKRHGLNTDASFRFERGIDPNITEYALKRAALLIQEIAGGEITSDIVDIYPNKIEDFQVRLSFDKVTQLIGQEIPKETIKSILTSLDIKVNSVTETGLGLTIPAFRNDVTREADVIEEILRVYGYNNVETSSKLNASISNASKFEDYKLQNVVGNQLAAQGWFEIMANSLTNANYLALSDQLKAEHNVEMLNPLSQDLGVMRQSLLFSGLEAVSHNINRRQHNLKFFEFGKTYHNYGDKCEEFKRLSLFVTGHKTEESWSYSPQSKTDFFFLKGSIASILDRLGINRYQENTTKNDVFTEGLQLSIGRDILVDFGIIKSKITKHFDISQEVFYADFNWDTIIEVAKRNTIKFTAIPKYPEVRRDFALLIDEAVTFDSIKSIAKKTEKQLLKNVNLFDVYQGKNLPNGKKSYAVSFTFLDDRQTLTDKTVDKIMNKLQNNFERELGAELR; encoded by the coding sequence ATGAAGATTTCTTATAATTGGATAAAACAATTTATAAAAACAGATTGGTCTGCAGAACATACTAGTGAGTTACTAACTGATTTAGGACTTGAAGTTGAAGGATTAGATAAATTCCAGAGCGTAAAAGGTGGATTAGAAGGTGTTGTTGTTGGTGAAGTACTAACTTGTAATCAACATAGTAATGCTGATAAATTAAAAGTAACAACTGTTAATATTGGATCTGGAGAACCACTACAAATTGTTTGTGGTGCACCAAATGTTGCTGCTGGACAAAAAGTACCTGTTGCTACAATTGGTACGACTTTATATACAGACACTGGAGACGCTTGGACTATTAAAAAAGGTAAGATTAGAGGTGAGGAAAGTCACGGAATGATATGTGCGGAAGACGAGCTAGGATTAGGAAAATCTCATGATGGTATTCTAGTGTTACCAGAGGATACAATTGTTGGAACACCCTGTGCAGATTTATTTGATGTGGAGAATGATTTAGTATTTGAAATTGGTTTAACACCCAATCGTGCTGATGCTATGAGCCATTTTGGTACTGCAAGAGACCTTAAAGCTGGGTTACAACAAAAAGGGATTAACGTCGAGTTAATCACACCTAGTGTTAGCGCTTTTCATATAGAAAATAGAACACTAAAAATTGATGTTGACGTTATAAACAAAGATTTAGCACCTAGATATTGTGGTGTAACTATAAGTGGTTTAAAAGTTGAAGAATCGCCAGAATGGTTACAACACAGATTAAAAGCAATTGGATTATCTCCTATTAATAATATTGTAGATATCACTAACTATGTCTTGCATGACTTAGGGCAACCGCTACACGCGTTTGATGCTAATAAAGTTTCTGGTAATAAAGTTGAAGTCAAAACATTACCTTCTGGAACTAAATTTACCACATTAGATGGTATTCAACGTGAATTACATGAGGACGATTTAATGATATGTAACTCTGACAAACCAATGTGTATTGCTGGAGTATTTGGAGGAATTGATAGTGGTGTTACAGAAAACACAACCAGTATATTTTTAGAAAGTGCATATTTTAATCCTGTTAGCGTACGTAAAACTGCAAAACGTCACGGATTAAATACAGATGCATCTTTTAGGTTTGAACGTGGTATAGACCCAAATATTACAGAATATGCTTTAAAACGTGCAGCATTACTAATACAAGAGATTGCAGGAGGAGAAATTACTAGCGATATTGTTGATATTTATCCTAATAAAATTGAAGATTTTCAAGTTCGTTTAAGTTTTGATAAGGTGACTCAATTAATTGGTCAAGAGATCCCTAAAGAGACGATAAAATCCATTTTAACTTCGTTAGACATTAAAGTTAATAGCGTTACCGAAACAGGTTTAGGTCTAACTATTCCTGCATTTAGAAACGATGTTACTAGAGAAGCAGATGTTATTGAAGAAATATTAAGAGTTTACGGTTATAATAATGTAGAAACCAGCTCTAAATTAAACGCATCCATATCCAATGCTTCAAAATTTGAAGATTACAAACTGCAAAACGTTGTTGGTAATCAATTGGCAGCACAAGGCTGGTTTGAGATTATGGCTAACTCGTTAACTAACGCTAATTACTTAGCTCTATCAGATCAACTAAAAGCAGAACATAATGTAGAGATGCTTAATCCATTAAGTCAGGATTTAGGTGTGATGCGTCAAAGTTTATTATTCTCTGGTTTAGAAGCTGTAAGCCATAATATTAATAGAAGACAACATAATTTAAAGTTTTTTGAATTTGGAAAAACCTATCATAATTATGGAGATAAATGTGAGGAGTTTAAACGTCTATCTTTATTTGTGACTGGTCATAAAACCGAAGAAAGTTGGTCTTATTCTCCTCAGTCAAAAACAGATTTTTTCTTTTTAAAAGGAAGTATAGCCAGTATTTTGGATCGCTTAGGCATAAATCGATACCAAGAAAATACAACAAAAAATGATGTGTTTACTGAAGGTTTACAGCTAAGCATTGGACGTGATATTTTGGTAGATTTTGGAATTATAAAATCAAAAATTACCAAACATTTTGATATTAGTCAAGAGGTGTTTTATGCAGATTTTAATTGGGATACAATAATAGAAGTTGCTAAACGTAATACAATAAAGTTTACTGCTATCCCAAAATATCCAGAAGTAAGACGTGATTTTGCATTGTTAATAGATGAAGCTGTTACCTTTGACTCTATTAAAAGTATTGCTAAAAAAACGGAAAAACAATTACTCAAAAACGTTAACCTTTTTGACGTATATCAAGGTAAAAACTTACCTAATGGTAAAAAAAGTTATGCGGTAAGTTTCACGTTTTTAGACGATCGTCAAACTCTTACAGACAAGACAGTAGATAAAATAATGAATAAGCTTCAAAATAATTTTGAACGCGAATTAGGAGCAGAACTAAGATAA
- a CDS encoding DUF3108 domain-containing protein, with protein sequence MKHKLTLLIAFVALTFSFGQDNKAFNAGEKLTFTASYNMSGILTDLAEVKMETSELKTSSSTLLHLKCTATTYTNFDSFFKIRDLYESYVNPRTITPYLYNREINEGGYYKYVKYKYNHKTNLVESLIRKKTKNNASGFWDQNKNVKINYGTRDIVATIYKIRTLDIKKAPIGASDTFTVLFDNKETKFSFKLLAKETINTALGKKECYKLSISVAGSNVLKGNNANVLWLTADENKVPVYAKFKIAVGSGELKLKSATGLKN encoded by the coding sequence ATGAAACATAAACTAACCCTATTAATAGCATTTGTTGCCCTAACTTTTAGTTTTGGGCAAGACAATAAAGCATTTAATGCTGGTGAGAAATTAACGTTTACCGCATCATATAATATGTCTGGAATATTAACAGATTTAGCGGAAGTTAAAATGGAAACTAGCGAATTAAAAACAAGCTCTTCTACTCTACTGCACTTAAAATGTACAGCGACAACTTACACTAACTTTGACAGCTTTTTTAAAATTAGAGATTTGTATGAAAGCTACGTCAACCCAAGAACCATTACACCTTATTTATACAACAGAGAGATTAATGAAGGTGGTTATTATAAATACGTAAAGTATAAATACAACCATAAAACCAATTTGGTAGAAAGCTTAATTAGAAAGAAAACAAAAAACAACGCTTCTGGTTTTTGGGATCAAAATAAAAATGTAAAAATCAATTACGGAACAAGAGATATTGTTGCGACCATTTATAAAATTAGAACCTTAGATATCAAAAAAGCACCTATTGGAGCATCTGATACGTTTACAGTACTATTTGACAATAAAGAAACTAAGTTCAGCTTTAAACTTTTAGCTAAAGAAACTATAAATACCGCTTTAGGTAAAAAAGAATGTTACAAGCTATCTATTAGCGTTGCTGGCAGCAATGTACTTAAAGGTAATAACGCCAATGTGTTATGGTTAACAGCAGACGAAAACAAAGTACCTGTATATGCTAAGTTTAAAATAGCTGTAGGTAGTGGCGAGTTAAAATTAAAATCGGCAACTGGATTAAAAAACTAG
- a CDS encoding FUSC family protein, with amino-acid sequence MRKASIILGLIFAIIAVILAVLPLYKLSFIPAALAFVFGLIAFLKAKKETQSTHLIQVIFLLTIISLALATYKAIFSVSEVGDTKELEQTEQKRKEEAKEELEDLIITD; translated from the coding sequence ATGAGAAAAGCAAGTATTATTTTAGGATTAATTTTTGCAATTATAGCTGTAATTTTGGCTGTTTTACCTTTGTATAAACTATCTTTTATTCCTGCTGCATTGGCTTTTGTTTTTGGACTAATTGCGTTTTTAAAAGCAAAAAAAGAAACACAATCCACACACTTAATTCAGGTTATATTTTTATTAACCATCATAAGTTTAGCATTAGCAACTTACAAGGCTATTTTTAGTGTATCTGAAGTTGGTGACACCAAGGAACTTGAGCAAACAGAACAAAAACGCAAAGAAGAAGCAAAAGAAGAATTAGAGGATTTAATCATTACAGATTAA
- a CDS encoding cation transporter, with amino-acid sequence MKNIVLVLLMMVTTVTFAQDKNKRASLEVDGVCMMCKSRIEKACFKTKGVKSAVWNVETHELKLIFDENKTDLKAIEANIAAVGHDTKDIKASDEAYDSVHACCKYRDEEVKDDHKKE; translated from the coding sequence ATGAAAAATATAGTATTAGTATTATTAATGATGGTAACTACAGTAACCTTTGCTCAAGACAAAAATAAAAGAGCTAGCTTAGAAGTAGATGGTGTTTGTATGATGTGTAAATCTAGAATTGAAAAAGCATGTTTTAAAACCAAAGGTGTTAAAAGTGCTGTTTGGAATGTAGAAACGCATGAGCTAAAATTAATCTTTGACGAAAATAAAACGGACTTAAAAGCCATTGAAGCAAATATTGCAGCTGTTGGACATGACACTAAAGACATAAAAGCTTCTGATGAAGCCTATGACAGTGTTCATGCTTGCTGTAAATACAGAGATGAAGAGGTTAAAGATGACCACAAAAAAGAATAA
- a CDS encoding DUF2007 domain-containing protein encodes MESNYIKIFEGNFIIVQLVKTRLEDIGINPVIKDENESGRLGGFVHDIPRVPQVYVHETEVEKAMQIVNQVRAETEAS; translated from the coding sequence ATGGAATCAAATTATATCAAAATTTTTGAAGGCAATTTTATTATTGTTCAACTAGTAAAAACACGATTAGAAGATATAGGTATTAATCCAGTAATTAAAGATGAAAACGAATCTGGACGCTTGGGTGGATTTGTACATGATATTCCAAGAGTACCTCAAGTTTATGTTCATGAAACTGAGGTTGAAAAAGCCATGCAAATTGTTAATCAAGTTCGTGCAGAAACTGAAGCATCATGA
- a CDS encoding ATP-binding cassette domain-containing protein, which yields MLSVSNLSVQFGKRVLFDEVSTTFNNGNCYGIIGANGAGKSTFLKIISGQIEPTSGHVHLEPGKRMSVLTQDHNKHDEDTVLETVLKGNKPLYDIKSEIDALYADYTDENAEKIGELQVQFEEMNGWNADSDAAAMLSNLGIKEDLHYTLMGDLDGKQKVRVLLAQALFGNPDVLIMDEPTNDLDYETIAWLENFLANYDNCVIVVSHDRHFLDAVCTHISDIDFGKINHYSGNYTFWYESSQLAARQHAQQNKKAEEKKKELEEFIRRFSANVAKSKQATSRKKMIDKLNIEDIRRTSRRYPAIIFERDREAGDQILNVEGLSASLDGEVLFKNIDLNLQKGDKVVLFSRDSRATTAFYEILNNNLKADAGTFSWGVTTTQSYLPLDNSKFFESNDMTLVDWLRQWAQTEEEREEVHIRGFLGKMIFSGEEALKKCNVLSGGEKVRCMLSRMMMTRANVLQLDEPTNHLDLESITAFNNSLKNFKGTVLFTTHDHEFAQTVANRVVELTPNGVIDRYTTFDEYMQDSKIKELRDKMYRVTA from the coding sequence ATGTTATCAGTATCAAATTTATCAGTTCAATTCGGTAAGCGTGTACTTTTTGATGAGGTAAGTACTACATTTAATAATGGTAATTGCTACGGAATTATTGGAGCCAATGGAGCTGGGAAATCAACATTTTTAAAAATAATTTCTGGTCAAATCGAACCTACGTCTGGACATGTGCATTTAGAACCAGGTAAACGTATGTCTGTTTTAACACAGGACCACAACAAGCATGATGAAGATACCGTTTTAGAAACTGTTTTAAAAGGCAATAAACCGTTATACGATATTAAGTCAGAAATCGATGCTTTGTATGCGGATTATACCGATGAAAATGCTGAGAAAATTGGAGAGCTACAAGTGCAGTTTGAAGAAATGAATGGTTGGAATGCAGATAGTGATGCTGCAGCAATGTTATCTAATTTAGGTATTAAAGAAGATTTACATTACACCTTAATGGGTGATTTAGATGGTAAACAAAAAGTCCGTGTGTTATTAGCACAAGCGCTTTTTGGAAATCCTGATGTACTTATCATGGATGAGCCTACCAACGACTTAGATTACGAAACTATTGCTTGGTTAGAAAACTTTTTAGCAAATTATGATAATTGTGTTATTGTCGTTTCCCATGATAGACACTTTTTAGATGCTGTTTGTACGCATATTAGCGATATTGACTTTGGAAAAATCAACCACTATTCTGGTAATTATACGTTTTGGTATGAGTCGTCTCAATTAGCAGCAAGACAACATGCGCAACAAAACAAAAAAGCAGAAGAGAAGAAGAAAGAATTGGAAGAGTTTATCCGTCGTTTTTCTGCTAACGTTGCAAAAAGTAAGCAGGCTACCAGTAGAAAAAAGATGATTGATAAGCTTAATATCGAAGATATTAGACGTACTAGTCGTCGTTATCCTGCAATTATTTTTGAACGCGATAGAGAAGCTGGTGACCAGATTTTAAATGTTGAAGGACTATCCGCTTCCTTAGATGGAGAGGTGTTGTTTAAAAATATAGATTTAAACCTTCAAAAAGGTGATAAAGTCGTTTTGTTTTCTAGAGACTCTAGAGCTACAACAGCGTTTTATGAAATTTTAAATAACAATCTAAAGGCAGATGCTGGAACTTTTTCTTGGGGAGTAACAACAACACAATCTTACTTACCGTTAGATAATAGTAAGTTTTTTGAAAGTAATGATATGACTCTTGTAGATTGGTTACGTCAATGGGCTCAAACAGAAGAAGAAAGAGAAGAAGTACATATTAGAGGGTTTTTAGGAAAAATGATTTTTAGTGGCGAAGAGGCACTAAAAAAATGTAATGTGCTATCTGGAGGAGAAAAAGTGCGATGTATGCTATCTAGAATGATGATGACTAGAGCAAATGTTTTGCAGCTAGACGAACCTACTAACCACTTAGACTTAGAGAGTATCACAGCATTTAATAATTCGCTTAAAAACTTTAAAGGCACTGTGTTGTTTACAACGCACGATCATGAGTTTGCGCAAACAGTTGCTAACAGAGTAGTAGAGTTAACACCAAACGGTGTTATAGATAGATACACTACATTTGACGAGTATATGCAAGATTCAAAGATTAAAGAATTAAGAGATAAAATGTATAGAGTAACTGCTTAG
- a CDS encoding fasciclin domain-containing protein, with translation MKTKKMPKNLMLLIVLFFASLSFSQSKLKMEKPTVVDVVNTDIFTYLTSSEDHTTLVTALHAADLTETLSGSGPFTLFAPTNSAFKALPEGVLESLLKPENKDKLKAILTYHVLPGNFDARTIVNAISANDGEADFKTVNGASISGYVEGGTVILTNATGNDIKITKADISQSNGTIHIIDSVILPE, from the coding sequence ATGAAAACTAAAAAAATGCCTAAAAACCTAATGTTACTAATCGTTTTATTTTTTGCTTCATTGTCGTTTTCACAATCTAAATTAAAAATGGAAAAGCCAACAGTTGTAGATGTTGTTAATACAGACATTTTTACTTATTTAACTAGTTCTGAAGATCACACTACATTAGTTACAGCATTACATGCAGCTGATTTAACTGAAACGCTCTCTGGATCTGGACCATTTACCCTTTTTGCTCCAACCAATTCCGCTTTTAAAGCCTTGCCAGAAGGTGTTTTAGAGAGTCTTTTAAAACCTGAAAACAAAGACAAGTTAAAAGCTATTTTAACTTATCATGTGTTGCCAGGTAATTTTGACGCTAGAACAATTGTTAATGCTATTAGCGCTAATGACGGAGAGGCTGATTTTAAAACTGTAAACGGAGCTTCAATTTCTGGCTATGTGGAAGGAGGAACAGTTATTTTGACTAATGCTACTGGTAATGATATTAAAATTACTAAAGCAGATATTTCACAAAGTAATGGAACTATTCATATTATTGATAGTGTAATATTACCTGAGTAA
- a CDS encoding TonB-dependent receptor, translated as MKKLLILLGFMPLVMTAQETLTGTIYDASQTDSEQPLFGANLIWLDTSVGTSTDIDGKFSLPYNEEYRKLVISYVGYKTDTLIITSITPIKHALKPTNDLDEVVVEARKQATAKSYLKAQNTLLVSSDELLKAACCNLSESFETNPSIDVNFSDAVTGTKQIKMLGLSSPYILIATENIPSIRGASQAYGLSFIPGTWVESIQITKGAGSVVNGFESIAGQINAELVKPTTDNKLFVNAYASVNGRLELNTHVNTKVSDKWDTGLYIHGNLRDQKFDKNNDSFLDVPLKKQINVMNRWQYTNPEKGIVSFINFRYLTDNNQSGQINFNPETDKLTTNAWGSEIDTERYEVSAKLGYVNPEIPWQSLGVQFAFSNHVQDSYFGLNQYNIDHTSIYSNVIYNSIIDDSRHKIKTGVNFTYDAYDEFAIAQQFGRTERSFGGFFEYSFDNLEALTLTAGLRVDTHNLLGEFITPRLHVRYSPWGKSALRASIGRGKRSANIFAENQNLFASSRDFSILNSNGSIYGLDPEIAWNYGVSYLQGFNLFGRGADITLDFYRTDFQNQVVVDLENAQEVNFYNLEGDSYANSLQVEFNYNPFNNFDIRTAYKYYDVKTQYKSGKLIKPLTPRHRVFANASYETEIKNNSNWKFDVTYNWLSEQRFASTLNNPIQYRLNDYSQSVGTLNAQVTRVFSPKFEVYLGGENVTDVRQNNPIVSADNPFGSSFDTNFVYGPIFGSMYYAGLRYKLN; from the coding sequence ATGAAAAAATTATTGATTTTACTTGGCTTTATGCCTTTAGTAATGACTGCACAAGAGACCTTAACAGGAACTATTTATGATGCCAGTCAGACAGATTCAGAACAACCTTTATTTGGAGCTAACTTAATTTGGTTAGACACAAGTGTGGGTACGTCTACAGATATTGATGGTAAATTTTCTTTACCATATAATGAAGAATATAGAAAACTAGTAATTAGCTATGTTGGTTATAAAACAGATACGTTAATTATCACATCTATTACACCAATTAAACATGCATTGAAACCTACAAACGATTTGGATGAAGTTGTGGTTGAAGCCAGAAAACAAGCGACTGCTAAATCTTATTTAAAAGCACAAAATACGCTATTGGTAAGTAGTGATGAGTTATTAAAAGCGGCTTGTTGTAATCTATCTGAAAGTTTTGAAACCAATCCGTCTATTGACGTTAATTTTAGCGATGCTGTTACTGGAACAAAGCAAATAAAAATGCTAGGATTATCAAGTCCTTATATCTTAATAGCTACAGAAAATATTCCCTCTATCAGAGGTGCTTCTCAAGCTTATGGATTAAGTTTTATTCCAGGGACTTGGGTAGAAAGTATTCAAATTACTAAAGGTGCTGGAAGCGTAGTGAATGGTTTTGAAAGTATAGCAGGACAAATTAATGCTGAGCTTGTGAAACCAACGACAGATAATAAACTATTTGTTAATGCTTATGCATCTGTAAATGGTAGATTGGAATTAAATACACATGTTAACACAAAAGTATCCGATAAATGGGATACTGGATTGTATATACATGGAAATTTAAGAGATCAGAAATTTGATAAAAACAACGATTCGTTTTTAGATGTACCTTTAAAAAAACAAATAAATGTGATGAATCGTTGGCAATACACCAATCCAGAAAAGGGTATTGTAAGTTTTATCAACTTTAGATATTTAACAGATAATAATCAATCTGGACAAATCAACTTTAATCCTGAAACAGATAAATTAACAACTAATGCTTGGGGAAGTGAAATTGATACTGAACGTTATGAGGTATCAGCAAAGTTGGGTTATGTTAATCCAGAAATCCCTTGGCAGAGTTTAGGTGTTCAATTTGCGTTTAGTAATCATGTTCAAGACTCTTATTTTGGATTAAATCAATATAATATTGATCATACAAGTATATATTCTAATGTGATATATAATTCTATAATAGACGATTCTAGACACAAAATAAAAACAGGTGTTAATTTTACCTATGATGCTTATGACGAGTTTGCAATTGCTCAACAATTTGGAAGAACAGAGCGATCGTTTGGTGGATTTTTTGAATATTCTTTTGATAATCTTGAAGCCTTAACACTAACTGCAGGATTACGTGTAGATACACATAATTTATTAGGCGAATTTATTACACCACGACTACACGTACGTTATTCACCTTGGGGAAAATCTGCTTTAAGAGCCTCTATAGGACGCGGAAAACGAAGTGCTAATATTTTTGCAGAAAACCAGAATTTATTTGCGTCTTCTCGCGACTTCTCCATTTTAAACTCCAATGGTAGTATTTATGGTTTAGACCCAGAAATCGCATGGAACTATGGTGTATCTTATTTACAAGGCTTTAATCTGTTTGGACGAGGTGCAGATATTACTTTAGATTTTTATCGTACCGATTTTCAAAATCAAGTGGTTGTAGATTTAGAAAACGCACAAGAAGTCAATTTTTATAATTTAGAAGGAGATAGCTATGCCAATAGTCTTCAGGTAGAATTTAATTATAATCCCTTTAATAATTTTGATATACGTACCGCTTACAAATATTACGACGTTAAAACACAATATAAATCTGGTAAATTAATTAAACCATTAACGCCTAGGCATCGTGTATTTGCAAATGCCTCCTATGAAACCGAAATAAAAAATAATAGTAATTGGAAATTTGATGTGACTTATAATTGGTTAAGTGAGCAACGTTTTGCGTCTACTTTAAATAATCCTATTCAATATAGATTAAATGACTATTCGCAATCTGTAGGGACGCTTAACGCACAGGTTACTAGAGTATTTTCTCCAAAATTTGAAGTATATTTGGGAGGAGAGAATGTTACCGATGTTAGACAAAATAATCCAATAGTTAGTGCAGACAATCCGTTTGGCTCAAGTTTTGATACTAACTTTGTATATGGTCCAATATTTGGAAGTATGTATTATGCAGGATTACGATATAAATTAAATTAA